Genomic DNA from Comamonas antarctica:
GGCGACTGGGAAAAAGGCCGCTTCGGCCTGCAGACGAGGGTCTCGGGCAAGCGCCTGGGCATCTTCGGCATGGGCCGCATCGGCTCGACCATCGCGCGCCGCGCGTCGGGCTTCGATATGGAAGTCGGCTACCACAACCGCCGTCCGGTCGAAGGCTCGCCGCACCAGTACATGGACTCGCTGCGCGCGCTGGCCGAGTGGGCCGACTACCTGGTGGTGGTGGCCGCGGGCGGCGCGGGCACGCGCCATCTGGTCAACGCCGAAGTGCTCGACGCGCTGGGCCCGCAGGGCTTCCTGGTGAACGTGGCGCGCGGCAGCGTGGTCGATGAAGCCGCGCTGGTACAGGCGCTGCAGCAAAACCGCATTGCCGGCGCCGGCCTCGATGTGTTCGAGGACGAACCGCGCCCGCTGCCCGCGCTGCTCGCACTCGACAACGTGGTGCTGGCCCCGCACATGGCCAGCGGCACGCACGAGACGCGCCGCGCGATGGGCGATCTGGTGCTGGAGAACCTGGAGACGTTCTTTGCGACCGGACGGCCCAAGGCGGAAGTGCCCTGGTCGGCGGCGCTGTAAAGCAGGCCGCTCATCCTTCGACAAGCTCAGGACGAACGGAAAACCGTTCGTGGTGAGCTTGCCTGGACGGCCCCGTCGCACCATGAACGTCCCGCTCCCAAAAAAGGCATCCGATCCGTTGAAAATTCAGGGATGCCTCCCGCCCTCAAGCCAGATTCGGCGCCAGCAGGCTGCGCAACTCTTCCTCTTGCATCCCGCGCCGCTGCGCCATGTCGATCAGTTGGTCGTCCCCGATCTGCCCCACGTTGAAGTAGCTCGCATCGGGGTGGCCCAGATAGAAGCCGCTGACGCTCGAGGCCGGCATCATGGCCAGGCTTTCGGTCAGCGTCAGGCCGACTTCGGGGCATTGCAGCGTCTCGAACAGCGCGATCTTGGCGGTATGGTCCGGGCAGGCCGGATAACCGGGCGCGGGGCGGATGCCCTGGTACTTTTCCTTGATCAGCTCCTCGTTGCTCAGCGACTCGCCGGGCGCGTAGCCCCAGAGATCGGTGCGCACGCGCTGGTGCAGGCATTCGGCAAAGGCTTCGGCCAGGCGGTCGGCCAGTGACTTGAACAGGATGCCCGAGTAGTCGTCGAGCTGGTCGATGAACTCCTGCTCCTTCTTTTCCATGCCCAGGCCCGCGGTGACCGCGAACAGGCCCGCATAGTCCTTGATGCCGCTGTCCTTGGGCGCGACGAAGTCGGACAGGCAGCGGCTTGGGCGCATCACGCCCTCGACGGCCTGCTTCTCGGTCTGCTGGCGCATGCCGTACCAGGTCAGCAGCACTTCGCTGCGGCTCTCGTCGGTGTAGAACTCGATGTCGTCGCCCACGCTGTTGGCGGGGAACAGGCCGATCACGCCGTTGGCCGACAGCCAGCGGCCGCTGATGATCTTCTGCAGCATGGCCTGGCCGTCGGCCATGACCTTGCGCGCCTCGGCGCCGACGATCTCGTCATCGAGAATCGCCGGGTAGGGGCCGGCCAGGTCCCAGGTCTGGAAGAACGGGCCCCAGTCGATGAAGCGCGCGATCTCGTTCAGGTCGAAGTTCCGGAACACGCGCCGGCCCAGCGCGCGCGGCGCGGGCGGCACGCGCGTGAAGTCCACGCGCGTGGCGTTGGCGCGCGCCTTGGCCAGCGGCCACATCGGCGTCTGCTTGCGGTTGGCATGCTGCTGGCGCACCTTGTCGTAGTCGGCTTCGAGCGTCTGCAGATACTCTTCGAGGCCATCGCCCAAAAGGCTCTGCGCCACGCCCACGCTGCGCGAGGCATCGGGCACGTAGATCACCGGGCCTTCGTACTTCGGCGCGATCTTCACCGCGGTGTGCACGCGCGAGCAGGTCGCGCCGCCGATCAGCAGCGGCGTCTGGCGGCTGCGGAAGTACTCGTCCTTCTGCATCTCGCCGGCCACGTACTGCATCTCTTCGAGGCTGGGCGTGATCAGGCCCGACAGGCCGATGATGTCCGCGCCCTCTTGCTTGGCCTTGGCCAGGATCTCGTGGCAGGGCACCATCACGCCCATGTTCACGACCTCGAAGTTGTTGCACTGCAGGACCACGGTGACGATGTTCTTGCCGATATCGTGCACGTCGCCCTTGACGGTGGCGATCACGATCTTGCCCTTGGAGCGCACGTCCTGGCCCGCGGCCTGCTGCTGGCGCTTTTCTTCCTCGATATAGGGCACGAGATGCGCCACGGCCTGCTTCATCACGCGTGCCGACTTGACCACCTGGGGCAGGAACATCTTGCCCGCGCCAAACAGGTCGCCGACGACGTTCATGCCGGCCATCAGCGGGCCTTCGATCACATGCAGCGGCCGGCCGCCCTTGGCCAGCACCTCCTGGTAGGCCTCCTCGGTGTCCTCGGTGATGAAGTCGGTGATGCCATGCACCAGCGCATGCGCCAGGCGCTGCGACACCGTGACCGGGTGGTCGGGCGTGCCGCGCCATTCGAGCTTCTTGCTTTCGTCCTTGGCGCCGCTCTTGGCGGTTTCGGCGATCTCCACCAGGCGCTCGCCGGCATCGGGCCGGCGGTTGAGCACCACGTCCTCGACGCGTTCGCGCAGCACCGGCTCGAGGTCGTCGTAGACGCCGACCATGCCGGCGTTGACGATGCCCATGTCCATCCCCGCCTGGATGGCGTGGTACAGGAACACGGTGTGGATGGCCTCGCGCACCGGGTCGTTGCCGCGGAACGAGAACGACACGTTGGACACGCCGCCCGAGACCTTGGCGCCGGGCAGGTTCTGCTTGATCCAGCGCACGGCCTCGATGAAATCGACGGCGTAGTTGTTGTGTTCCTCGATGCCGGTGGCGACGGCAAAGATGTTCGGGTCGAAGATGATGTCCTCGGGCGCGAAGCCGACCTCATCGACCAGGATGCGGTAGGCGCGCTCGCAGATCTCGATCTTGCGCGCGAAGGTATCGGCCTGGCCCTGCTCGTCGAAGGCCATGACCACGGCCGACGCGCCATAGCGCTTGACCAGCTTGGCCTGCTGCTTGAAGGGCTCGACGCCCTCCTTCATCGAGATCGAGTTGACGATGCCCTTGCCCTGGATGCAGCGCAGCCCGGCCTCGATCACCGCCCATTTCGACGAGTCGACCATGATGGGCACGCGCGCGATGTCGGGTTCGGAGGCGATCAGGTTCAGGAAGCGCACCATCGCGGCTTCGCTGTCGAGCATGGCTTCGTCCATGTTGACGTCGATGACCTGCGCGCCGTTCTCGACCTGCTGGCGCGCGACGGCCAGCGCATCCTCGAACTGGCCGTTGAGGATCAGCCGCGCAAAGGCCTTGGAACCCGTGACATTGGTGCGCTCGCCAATGTTGACGAACAGCGTGTCCTCGCCGACAAACACCGGCTCGAGGCCCGACAGACGCATCGGAGGAATGGAAACTTCAGACGGCATACAACTCACCTGCACAAAACAAGGGCCAACAGGTGAGCGTCGTTGCGGAGAGCGGAACCCCAAGCCTGACAGTGGGTCCGATGATGGATCGGACCGACCGCTGCAACGCTCCTTGGGGGTTAACCCGGGATTTTAACGGGGTCGCGGCGGGGTTGCCGCCGCTGGGGTTCTGGAAGGGGGGACGTTCATGGTTCGACGCGGCCGGCGAGGCGGGCTCACCACGAACGGCAAAACCGCTCGTCCTGAGCTTGTCGGAGGACGCTGGTGGAAAGCCGAAAACCCGTCCTCACTTCGCCGTCGGCATCACAAACTCCGCGCCCTTGCCGATGCTTTCGGGCCAGCGCTGCATGATGCTCTTTTGCTTGGTGTAGAAGCGCACGCCTTCTTCGCCATAGGCATGCATGTCGCCGAACAGGCTCTTCTTCCAGCCGCCAAAGCCCTGCCAGGCCATGGGCACGGGGATCGGCACATTGATGCCGACCATGCCGACCTGGATGCGGCGGCCGAACTCGCGCGCCACGTTGCCGTCGCGCGTGAAGCAGGACACGCCGTTGCCGAACTCATGCGCGTTGACCAGATCCACCGCCTGGGCGAAGTCGGGCACGCGCACGCAGGCCAGCACCGGGCCGAAGATCTCTTCCTTGTAGATGCGCATTTCCGGCGTGACATGGTCGAACAGCGTGCCGCCGAGCCAGAAGCCGTGGTCGCAGCCCGCACCCGCCGTGGCGCCGTCGAAGCCGCGGCCGTCGACCAGCAGCTGCGCGCCCTCCTGCTCGCCCAGCGCGATGTAGCCGGCAATGCGTTCGCGCGCGGCCTGGGTCACGATCGGGCCCATCTCGGCGGCCAGGTTCTCGCCATCGAGCACCTTGAGCGTGCGCGTGCGCTCGGCCAGCTTCTGCACGACCTGGTCCGCCACGTCGCCGACCAGCACCGCCACGCTGATCGCCATGCA
This window encodes:
- a CDS encoding 2-hydroxyacid dehydrogenase, whose protein sequence is MSRPPRLLQNGAMPLAALNQELAARFDIHRLDQEPDRAAFLAAQGAEFCGLVTSAGIGADAALVRALPKLQVVSSFGVGYDALDEAALVAQKVRVGYTPDVLNDCVADLAFALLLDVSRGVSAADRFVRRGDWEKGRFGLQTRVSGKRLGIFGMGRIGSTIARRASGFDMEVGYHNRRPVEGSPHQYMDSLRALAEWADYLVVVAAGGAGTRHLVNAEVLDALGPQGFLVNVARGSVVDEAALVQALQQNRIAGAGLDVFEDEPRPLPALLALDNVVLAPHMASGTHETRRAMGDLVLENLETFFATGRPKAEVPWSAAL
- the metH gene encoding methionine synthase; this translates as MPSEVSIPPMRLSGLEPVFVGEDTLFVNIGERTNVTGSKAFARLILNGQFEDALAVARQQVENGAQVIDVNMDEAMLDSEAAMVRFLNLIASEPDIARVPIMVDSSKWAVIEAGLRCIQGKGIVNSISMKEGVEPFKQQAKLVKRYGASAVVMAFDEQGQADTFARKIEICERAYRILVDEVGFAPEDIIFDPNIFAVATGIEEHNNYAVDFIEAVRWIKQNLPGAKVSGGVSNVSFSFRGNDPVREAIHTVFLYHAIQAGMDMGIVNAGMVGVYDDLEPVLRERVEDVVLNRRPDAGERLVEIAETAKSGAKDESKKLEWRGTPDHPVTVSQRLAHALVHGITDFITEDTEEAYQEVLAKGGRPLHVIEGPLMAGMNVVGDLFGAGKMFLPQVVKSARVMKQAVAHLVPYIEEEKRQQQAAGQDVRSKGKIVIATVKGDVHDIGKNIVTVVLQCNNFEVVNMGVMVPCHEILAKAKQEGADIIGLSGLITPSLEEMQYVAGEMQKDEYFRSRQTPLLIGGATCSRVHTAVKIAPKYEGPVIYVPDASRSVGVAQSLLGDGLEEYLQTLEADYDKVRQQHANRKQTPMWPLAKARANATRVDFTRVPPAPRALGRRVFRNFDLNEIARFIDWGPFFQTWDLAGPYPAILDDEIVGAEARKVMADGQAMLQKIISGRWLSANGVIGLFPANSVGDDIEFYTDESRSEVLLTWYGMRQQTEKQAVEGVMRPSRCLSDFVAPKDSGIKDYAGLFAVTAGLGMEKKEQEFIDQLDDYSGILFKSLADRLAEAFAECLHQRVRTDLWGYAPGESLSNEELIKEKYQGIRPAPGYPACPDHTAKIALFETLQCPEVGLTLTESLAMMPASSVSGFYLGHPDASYFNVGQIGDDQLIDMAQRRGMQEEELRSLLAPNLA